acaatGAGGGAGTACGTTcgatttcatgaatttttatttggtttgatataatttataattatttaaaaataattttttcaataaattgaATTAGATAGaagattcgtctcataaaatttattaataaatgatataaaaatttcttgtaaatattaattaatattagagGCAAAGCACACGACTCGCGTGtgatgtaataaataaatatattgtattttatacgtgtgtataatttttttttttaaaattgatcttAATTATTATGATATTTACTGTACAAAATAATGAGTCATAGGATTATTTGAATATAACACCTATTTACGTGAGTGACaaatacttttaatttaaaGGACGTCACATCAACTGGATTAATATGTTTATTCTAATTCCAACGATCTTTAAATgtcacaattatttaatttaaagagagaTTTTAAGGGTATATTGGTAATATTAATCAAATCTTTACCAATTAATTTGAGAACAATTTATACAtctcaattataataaaatacaaaaaattttgtTAGATGATTTCATAAGTCGATTTTTTTAAACTGATATTTGAATCAtacacgaaaaaatattatttattattaaaaatatgaacATGGTTGACacatctcacaaataaaaatcaataagaaATAGGGTACAATAATAGATCTCTTGTAAGGATTGTAAATAAGGACATACTCTCTTGAGAATATTCTAACCGTTTGGTTCGTGGTATGAGACAAATAGTGTagagataaataatattttttaataataaaataaataaaaatgatagttaatataatgtttgatttgattaaatttgagataatgtaATATTATcgttttgtttttttgaaaatattaataaaatatttataatattatttaggcaaaaatttgtatgagacggtctcacgggtcatattttgtgaaacggatctcttaattgggtcatccatgaaaaagtattactttttatgctaagaatattactttgttgcgaatatcggtagggttaacccgtctcacagataaagattcgtgatagcgtctcacaagagacctactcaattatttattaaggataatattataatttcaattcaatgatttaattgatgtgagataaatgATCGATGATTTGATTAATGTAAGATAAATGATTGATAgatggataaataatatggtgcACCAAACATAAGATTAGATTGGATAAATAATATAGCGAAACAAACTGTACGTACAATTTCTCAACTCCTCTCACCATTATATTTTTACTGTTTCtcttgttataaattattaccTTTCAGACATAATCGAGGAAAGCAACCAAATCGATACTCACAAGATCATGgggaaaaaaattctaaatatcCAATTGCCCACCATGTTTCCGCCAAGAAATTATCAGAATCTCGCAAAGCTTTTGCTTATAAGTTGGCTTCTGATCACGTTCCAACTACAATGGAAGAGGCTTTGACTGGCCTCAAGTGGATTGAAGCAATAAATGAAGAGACGACaacattgaaaaaaaattatacatggcAGCTTATGCCTCTACTCAAAGGGAAGACAATACTGGGTTGTAGATGGGTGTTCTATGTTAAACACAAGGCATATGAATCAACAGAAAGATACAAAGCGAGACTTGTATAGCTAAAAGATACACCTAAACATATGGCGTAAACTATTAGAAGACGTTCTCACCTAGCAAAGTTGAATACCATCAGATTGTTATTGTCTCTTGCTACAAACTTAGATTGGCTATTACACCAAtttgatgtaaaaaaaaatgcatttcTACATGGGAATCTTGCAGAAAAAGGTATACAGAGATGTTCCATCGGGTTTTAAAGCCTCGTCGTAAACAGGAATTGTTTGTGAATTACATATGGCATTATACGGTCCAAAGCAATCACCTAGAGCATGGTTTGGCCGATTTAGCATGGCTATGATGAAACATGGATTCAAATAACACTATGTTTTTAAAGCATTGAAAAAGGTTGGcaacaactttaattatttatttggatGATATGATAATTACAGGTAATGACGAAGAGATTTATAAATTTCTGCAACATCTGtcagtagaatttgaaatgaaaaatcttgagaaaattaaaatactttCTAGATATTGAAGTAGCTAGGTCAAGTCGTCACAAAGGAAAACACGATTGCTGGATTGTAAGCCAACAGAGGCACATCGATGGTTAAGAAGCATGGATTGGGTGCACACTCAAATCAAACACTCATGAATAGAGAAATGTATCGTCTTGTGGGAAAATTGATTTACTTATCTTATACTCGACCAGATATTGCATACACTGTGAGTTTATTGGGTCAATTCATGCATAATACTAGTGAGAATCGCATGAGAATCGCATGAATGTACTCCGGTTTCTACGGTATTTAAAGACTTTCCCGGAAAAAGGACTCGTGTTCAGAAAACATAATCACTTGAACGTGCTTATGGTTACGCAGATGCTTACTAAGCTGGAAGTTTTGTTGATAAAAAGTCTACATGCATCGAGAAACCTCACTTTTGTAGGAGGCAATCTAGTCACTTGGAGTACGGCTAAAGGACTTTGCGAGCTTATTTGGCTAAAGATGTTACTTGATAAAATTGGCTGTTTATCTGGTTTAgtaatgaaaatgttttgtgaTAATAAAGCGGAAATAGATATTACACACAATCCAGTTCAACATGATCGAACAAAATACTCGACATTTTGTACACATTTTTATAAAGTTTGTTTCAAGCAACGTATTTTACAACTCACTGAACAAGTTGGGCATAAAAGACATCTGACACCAACTTGACAGGTGTTGTTGATGTGAGCTGTTAATAGAAGATTACTTGGAGAAATTATACGgatattgtttattttatttccaaTAATTATGTAATATCAATACATAGCCTAGATTATGTATAATTTCCTTTATTTCCTAAGAGCTTGGtacgatattttataaataatgatttatttttaaatagaatTAAGGAAGAATGCTTTTGATTTCTTCAAAAAGTAGATGTCCTTAGTTATCTTTGCTAACTATACCAATACCAAAATGATCACGAGACTAAAAAAACTGCAAGATCCACATTCACTTTCAAAACACCTATCGGAGGCGGTTGTCGAGGTAACAATCGGGTTTCCTTAGCTCTGTTGGGATGGAACTATGAGTCATGGTTGGAATATTTCCATGTCCTATCTGCTCGGGCATGGACATCCTCCGGTGACGAAAATAAGCTCGGAATAAATGCAAACCACAAGCTCCAACATATCAATAGAAACTTCTTCAAATCACACCCCGTGCCATTCTCGATCTAGTTGAATAAGTCCCCAAAAGATCCCAAATGGAAATCGCATAAACTCGATCATAAATATGTCTTCTTCCAAATTTGGTGGGCATATTTGCAGGACCAGAAGGCATGTGTAATATCCTCTGGGTGTGTCACATCTTGGGCAGTTCATGTCAACTATGACTCCTCTTCACATAAGATTTACACGTACTGTAAGACATTGAAAATTGTACTCCAAAGatgaattttaagtttttttggaATCTTGAGTCCCCCCACCCCTTAGCGTAGCCACCTAATGAGACAGTGCTCGTAGAAACATCACTAGCATGTGCTATGTAATAATCGTGTACTCACTAGTGTCGTATCAGTTTATCGTCTCTTAGGGAAAAACCAATTGGAATTCTATTCACTTCTGCCCCTATCCACTTCCCTAAGTGTATTGTTTACTTTGTTCCAATCTCAACCTCGTATTGCATTCATCAACTCAATATATCATGAGCATATTTCAGTTACCATACAATCTTTGCCACATGTTGGATTGTTAATTTCTGGTGGGGTGGGACGGGTGACGAAAAGCGAATACATTAGAGAAAATGAGATTTTCTATGTCGTCCTAAAGAAGTGTGGCTTTTCGCGATTTAATCTATTTCATTCGCTTTGACGAGTTGTCACCAATCCAAACTCTCTTGCATGGCAACTTTATGACAAGAAATATTTCTGACCAGGTACATCTCTGAAGGCAAATCCGGGACACAATCCAGAGGAGTTTATGCGAGGACGTGACTCGTTACTTGAAGGCATTCGCTGGTGAGTTGTAAGAGGTTCACAGTTATGTCTTCAAGATTCTTGACTGTTGAGACCAAACCATTTCAAATCCATTACAGTGCTtaatcaatttttattgaagTGTGTACatagacaatttttttttacgaatTTAAAGGAGAAAAAACACAATCTTTATTTATTCCATGTCTTTTCAATTGACTATCTTCTCTTTTCGATTCAACTTACAGTTCTTCTGAGAGCTGATGGGCGAGCTTCGCCAAACATTACCGGTGGCTTGATCTCTTCCCACGGTGGCGGACTTCGTTTTTGCGGTGAGTGTGATCAAATCATACGAACTCAAACGATGTTAACTATCCTTTCAATGTCTATATCAAGCCTGGGCTCTTACCTTCCCAAATTATCATTGCCATCGCGACCCACTAGATGTAGAGTCTGTACTCAGCCTCGAACACTTGCAATTCTCTCAGACCCACATGTTCTGCGGCTGGCGGAGACTCTAGAAGACTccatttcttcaagttcttccaCTTCCCCGCCGCCTCTGCAGAAGCTCAGAGACATTTCGTCCGAGTCCCTTCTTTCTACCGCCTGGCCTTCTCGGGGGGACGAGGCTTTTAGATTCACTGACACTTCGTTTATCAAGAATTCTGATGTTCAACCGGTGCAGCCTTCGTCATTGCAATCCTTGGATTACTCGAACGTTTTGGGGGATACCCTTTTGCCCAATTTGGCTATAGTTGATGGTTATTTGGTAGATTCTTTGTCACACTTTTCTGAATTGCCTGATGGGGTGTTTGTTGGTGCTTTGTCGAGTGTGAATTCTCAAATGATTATGAATAGGGTGTCTAaatgtgagtccagttttcagGGAGATTTGTTGGGAAAATTAGGAAAAAGGGAGtctattgcatttttttttaaaaaaaaggattcATGGTTAAAATTACTTTTATGTCCTTacgttttaagtttaaattgttTAAACACACCCTTTTTAGTTAATTGTCCCAAATTATACATTCATAGCATCTtttcaaaagaaatttaaaaaacctCCGACCGTTCCAGTAAAACCCTCGAAAAACCCTTCCCTTCAAGGCGACGCTTACTCAATCGAAGGAATGGCAAACGAAAATGTGGTAAGATTCGcgtttatttcgattttttgcTTCTGTGTTTTTGTCCATTTTCGTGATTTATGTATGCTGTGTGCGTGTGAATGGGCGtttgtttttttactttgaTGGTCGACGATGAAAAAGAAGTCTACCATAACGTATGGTCGACCTCACATGGTCGACCATGAAAGTCAAAAAGACAATATCTTATGGTCGACCACCTTGTTTTTTATGGTCGACCATTTGACcagtactaatttttttttgtgtcacAGGTTTATTTGCCGAGAAAACTTGGCAGAGATGCAGTATTTCGATGCAAATTGACAATTCAATCGAGATACAAAGAGGTTTCTGAGAAAATTCATCGCTATTTGAACAACGACGAGAGAACCCATTTTTTCGAGCAGTCGGCTTTTGGTAATTTGCTTAGGTATTATAGAGATTTTAACATTTCCAGTCAAATTATATGGTATTTAATGAGTAATCAGATTGTTGATAGTAGTAGTGATGATTTGTGGATGGTGGTGCGCAAAAGGCCGgttagattttttttgttagAATATTGTTTAATAACGGATCTCGATTGCGCTATAGAGCCCGAAGATTTATCAGATAGAGATGTATTTGGCACCACACACTTTCCCGGTAAGTCTGAGATTGCTTTGAGTGATTTGGAGGGAAAGATTAATGTCGAAGAGCATAATGAGAATGGTATAGATGTGGAGAAGATAAAGATGGCTAGTCTATACTTTTGTTGTGCCGTATTTGGTGAGGCGACGAGGAAAAAGACGATGAAGATCGACCCTAAATTTTTGAGGCTTGTAGATGATTTGGATAGGTTCAACCATTATCCCTGGGGTAGAGTAGCCTATCGGGATGCTGTCCGATGTTTGAAGAAGGACCTTTTAGGGCGATATAATTATCTCACCGAGGCACAAGGTCGGAAAGAAGTTGACGGCAGCTTCCTTGTCGGCGGTTTTGTTCTACCTCTGCAGGTATATTGTTTTTTGAATGTTAAAGTGGATTTGATATCTTTATTTCTACTAgtaacattgtttgaaatttatgttacaGATCCTTGCTTATGAATGTTATCCGAGCGTGGCACAAAAGATAGCAAGGAGAAGAGATGTGGAAGGTTTGATGTTGCCGAGGATGTTTCAGTGGGTGACTAACACATGGTCGTCAAACCGTGCCCCAACTGGCGCTGATATCGCTGCAGCCTTTGGTGGTTCTCCTATAGATGTAAGTAATATGaattgatttaatataataactgtggacattaattttttattaatatgatgtgttattaattatatgcAGGATTGTCTTGGTTTTTTGACTCCTACTCCTGAGGAGCTAGTTTCACCTTATTACACGACCGGGATTTTTGTTGATTCTGCACCTGATTCGGTCATCACTCGGGTGCTCGAGCTCTGGAGGCAAGGTGAAACAGTCATATGTAGCGAGCACCCTTTAGAGTCTCCCTCAGTCCAGCACACGCCTTCTGCACATTCAAGTCCTGTTTTTTCCGGCAACTTTTATGGTGATATGAGTAGATCAGTCCAGCACACCCtttctgcaaatgcatctgagGACGTTTCCGGCACCCGTTCTGGTGATCTCAATAGATCCAGCTCTAGCACTAGTTCTCCAATGCGTACGGGTCCTAGAGTACACTTTGGACTCAATCCTTCCCGCCACCCGTCACCGTTGGAGCATCGTTTCGAGAGGCGGTTGACTGCCTTGGAGGATTCCGTTGCGTCTATGCATGTTAAGATGTCAGCAGAATTTATTGAGACCAGGGCGTCTATCCGGAATATAAATATGGCTTTAGATGACTTGAAATCGAGTTTCAATCTTGGTCTCGATGAGTTGAGATCGAGTTTGACTGAACAGATCAGAGCTGGTTTTGATGAGATGAGGTCTACCATTCTAGTGCATCAAGACAAAGATTATAGCGTAGCCTATAGCAGAGGGCGGAAGAGGAAATCATCCGAGGCCGATTTTGGtgagttaattatattaattataattatttttatgtgatagaattgtcattattattttaatttgtttaatttacgTTGTTAGGTGTGGATGATAATCTGGCTAGGGAAATTGGCAGTAGTAGCCAAACACAACATATATTTGAGCCTAACCTTCCGGTCATTACAGAGGAGTCCTCAGAAGGTGAGCTAATgcacttttttattttatatttatgtacagtttatttaacaataaacttttttttagaTATTCAAGCGACTC
This genomic window from Primulina huaijiensis isolate GDHJ02 chromosome 7, ASM1229523v2, whole genome shotgun sequence contains:
- the LOC140981405 gene encoding uncharacterized protein, with the protein product MASLYFCCAVFGEATRKKTMKIDPKFLRLVDDLDRFNHYPWGRVAYRDAVRCLKKDLLGRYNYLTEAQGRKEVDGSFLVGGFVLPLQILAYECYPSVAQKIARRRDVEGLMLPRMFQWVTNTWSSNRAPTGADIAAAFGGSPIDDCLGFLTPTPEELVSPYYTTGIFVDSAPDSVITRVLELWRQGETVICSEHPLESPSVQHTPSAHSSPVFSGNFYGDMSRSVQHTLSANASEDVSGTRSGDLNRSSSSTSSPMRTGPRVHFGLNPSRHPSPLEHRFERRLTALEDSVASMHVKMSAEFIETRASIRNINMALDDLKSSFNLGLDELRSSLTEQIRAGFDEMRSTILVHQDKDYSVAYSRGRKRKSSEADFGVDDNLAREIGSSSQTQHIFEPNLPVITEESSEDIQVTPDACMSGREATTSRVRPLAETVTLKVKTSLARVRASMLDRSPSMIRGFYAEYEKSYYGPMAIANSRVTFSHFGEALRGLLEMQLRHPEVMSPDVSLMDIDFYSSMSILVEDRDNVVNTDLVGKVKSSDPKWPCISWEKARRILIPVYRDRRWFLLKLVTGVNKCIIYDLQRRHDPNFKDLNEEIEPILINAARLLSIVGNNPHPERPWNIKLHDEYSAKIIHEDSGAFVLAVAGYSLSTKSAQLVLTLDEKLVSEFRYFLACNMFLNDWSLL